In a genomic window of Saccharothrix sp. HUAS TT1:
- a CDS encoding macrolide family glycosyltransferase codes for MAHIAFFSIPAHGHMRPPLAVAAELVRRGHRVSFAATSGFADAVRAAGAAVVPYETQMAEWLGPGQAANVDQDAEALAWSTVLFFIESAHLTARAEEAFAGDRPDLVVHDMSLAPLGRALEHAWGCPAVQSTPSMASNRYYSQLDALLKAGGVRRGHPALVERRKLAAAFTAERGLPDTPEAVLGWAARRALVYAPRVFQIAADTFDEHTAFVGACLGDDDLAGRWAPPDDRPVVLVSMGTTVNGDPGFFRECAASFADSPWHVVLALGGGVAPESLGELPSTVEAHAWVPQLAVLEHASAFVTAGGLNSLVMAMLTGVPVVAVPHMSEALLLARRAAALGMGTVLGDGEATGPRLRSAVAALLSDEAAAAAIPALRDHARKAGGTRAAADALEAHLPATVRSGA; via the coding sequence GTGGCACACATCGCTTTCTTCTCCATCCCGGCGCACGGCCACATGAGACCGCCGCTGGCCGTGGCCGCCGAACTGGTCCGCCGCGGGCACCGGGTGAGCTTCGCGGCCACCTCCGGTTTCGCCGACGCCGTCCGGGCCGCCGGCGCGGCGGTCGTGCCGTACGAGACGCAGATGGCCGAGTGGCTGGGCCCCGGCCAGGCGGCCAACGTCGACCAGGACGCCGAAGCGCTGGCCTGGTCCACCGTGCTGTTCTTCATCGAGAGCGCCCACCTCACCGCTCGCGCGGAGGAGGCTTTCGCCGGCGACCGGCCGGACCTCGTGGTGCACGACATGTCGCTGGCGCCGCTCGGCCGCGCGCTGGAGCACGCGTGGGGCTGCCCGGCCGTGCAGTCGACGCCGTCGATGGCCTCGAACCGCTACTACTCCCAGCTCGACGCGCTGCTCAAGGCCGGTGGGGTGCGGCGCGGACACCCGGCGCTGGTGGAGCGCCGCAAGCTCGCCGCCGCGTTCACCGCCGAGCGGGGCCTGCCCGACACCCCCGAGGCGGTGCTGGGCTGGGCGGCGAGGCGCGCCCTGGTCTACGCGCCGCGGGTGTTCCAGATCGCGGCGGACACGTTCGACGAGCACACCGCGTTCGTGGGGGCCTGCCTGGGCGACGACGACCTGGCGGGCCGCTGGGCGCCGCCGGACGACCGGCCCGTGGTGCTGGTGTCCATGGGCACCACCGTCAACGGCGACCCGGGCTTCTTCCGCGAGTGCGCCGCCTCGTTCGCCGACTCGCCGTGGCACGTCGTGCTCGCGCTCGGCGGCGGCGTCGCCCCGGAATCGCTGGGCGAACTGCCGTCCACTGTGGAAGCGCACGCGTGGGTGCCGCAGCTGGCGGTGCTGGAGCACGCGTCGGCCTTCGTCACCGCGGGCGGCCTGAACAGCCTGGTGATGGCGATGCTGACCGGGGTGCCGGTGGTCGCCGTGCCGCACATGTCCGAGGCCCTGCTGCTGGCCCGCCGCGCCGCCGCGCTCGGCATGGGCACCGTGCTCGGCGACGGCGAGGCCACCGGTCCCCGGCTGCGCTCCGCCGTGGCCGCGCTGCTGTCGGACGAGGCCGCGGCCGCCGCGATCCCCGCCCTGCGCGACCACGCCCGAAAGGCGGGTGGCACGCGGGCGGCGGCCGACGCCCTGGAGGCCCACCTGCCCGCCACCGTCCGGAGTGGAGCCTGA
- a CDS encoding STAS domain-containing protein, with translation MERVPILEIGGVLLVSIQIDLQDQTVLALQEDLAERISDTGAHGVVIDISGVEIVDSFIGRMFATIASLSRLFDATTVVVGMRPAVAITLVELGLTLGDVRTALNLERGLKILGEQRRGAR, from the coding sequence ATGGAGCGGGTCCCGATCCTGGAGATCGGCGGTGTGCTGCTGGTCTCCATCCAGATCGACCTCCAGGACCAGACGGTGCTGGCCCTCCAGGAGGACCTGGCGGAGCGGATCTCGGACACCGGCGCGCACGGCGTCGTGATCGACATCTCCGGGGTGGAGATCGTCGACTCCTTCATCGGCCGGATGTTCGCCACGATCGCCTCGTTGTCCCGGCTGTTCGACGCGACGACGGTCGTGGTCGGGATGCGCCCGGCGGTGGCGATCACGCTGGTGGAGCTCGGACTGACGCTGGGCGACGTGCGCACGGCGCTGAACCTGGAACGCGGCCTGAAGATCCTCGGCGAGCAGCGCCGAGGCGCCCGGTGA
- a CDS encoding acyl-CoA dehydrogenase family protein: MLELVDRVRAVVPLLRSNAERCATERRVPRENLDALRGTGLFRAALPRRLGGLECDVRTKLAALTEVAKGCGSTAWVSTIYLDSVFLFARFPEDVQDEVFADPDAFHCATLAVPGRAAPVDGGYSVTGRWPFTSGCLDAAYALQPAVVDGGGPAHFIIPVRDLTIEDDWYVSGLEGTGSNTVSGRDVFVPHRHVVPLDRLLGQEERDGASAYLRQSPLPYLLTSAVASFLGMAEAAYGLYLERLPHRGPIAYTGHARQRDAATTHHQVAEARLKIDSARLLAEQAAALLDERVAAGAPSDAEDRARVWGQVAYAGKLCVEAVEALRLGSGASGITTRLPVQRVARDIQALATHAIMVPSTGVEHYGRALCGVEPSTPLLH, from the coding sequence ATGCTGGAGCTGGTCGACCGGGTGCGCGCCGTGGTCCCCCTGCTCCGCTCCAACGCCGAGCGCTGCGCGACCGAGCGCCGCGTCCCCCGCGAGAACCTGGACGCGCTGCGCGGAACGGGCCTCTTCCGCGCCGCACTCCCCCGTCGCCTGGGCGGCCTGGAGTGCGACGTCCGCACGAAGCTCGCCGCCCTCACCGAGGTCGCCAAGGGCTGCGGCTCGACGGCCTGGGTCTCGACCATCTACCTGGACTCGGTCTTCCTGTTCGCCCGGTTCCCCGAGGACGTGCAGGACGAGGTCTTCGCCGACCCCGACGCGTTCCACTGCGCCACGCTGGCCGTGCCCGGCCGGGCGGCGCCGGTCGACGGCGGCTACTCGGTGACCGGCCGCTGGCCCTTCACCAGCGGTTGCCTCGACGCCGCGTACGCGCTGCAACCGGCCGTCGTCGACGGTGGCGGACCGGCCCACTTCATCATCCCCGTGCGCGACCTGACCATCGAGGACGACTGGTACGTCAGCGGCCTGGAGGGCACCGGCAGCAACACCGTGTCCGGCCGCGACGTCTTCGTGCCGCACCGGCACGTGGTCCCGCTGGACCGGCTGCTCGGCCAGGAGGAGCGCGACGGGGCGTCCGCCTACCTGCGCCAGTCGCCGCTCCCCTACCTGCTCACCAGTGCCGTCGCGTCGTTCCTCGGGATGGCGGAGGCCGCGTACGGGCTGTACCTGGAACGGCTGCCCCACCGCGGCCCGATCGCCTACACCGGCCACGCCCGCCAGCGCGACGCCGCGACCACGCACCACCAGGTCGCCGAAGCCCGCCTGAAGATCGACTCCGCCCGCCTGCTCGCCGAGCAGGCGGCGGCCCTGCTCGACGAGCGGGTCGCCGCCGGTGCGCCGTCCGACGCCGAGGACCGGGCCAGGGTCTGGGGCCAGGTCGCCTACGCGGGCAAGCTCTGCGTCGAGGCCGTCGAAGCGCTGCGCCTGGGCTCCGGCGCCTCGGGCATCACCACCCGGCTGCCCGTCCAGCGGGTCGCGCGGGACATCCAGGCCCTGGCGACCCACGCGATCATGGTCCCCTCCACCGGGGTCGAGCACTACGGCCGCGCGTTGTGCGGTGTCGAACCGAGCACACCGCTGCTGCACTGA
- a CDS encoding ATP-binding protein, with translation MTAADGEPEELPIRGDDDVVRVRQLVRGYAQRVRLSLVNQTKLVTAASELARNTLVYGGGGVARIEVVTDGRKQGVRVVFHDDGPGIPDLTLALADGWSSGSGLGLGLSGSRRLVDQFDLDTEVGRGTTVTVVKWRG, from the coding sequence GTGACCGCCGCCGACGGCGAACCGGAGGAGTTGCCCATCAGGGGCGACGACGACGTCGTGCGGGTGCGCCAGCTCGTCCGCGGTTACGCGCAGCGCGTGCGGCTGTCGCTGGTCAACCAGACGAAGCTGGTCACGGCGGCGAGCGAGCTGGCGCGCAACACCCTCGTCTACGGGGGCGGCGGCGTGGCCAGGATCGAGGTCGTCACCGACGGCCGCAAGCAGGGCGTCCGGGTCGTCTTCCACGACGACGGTCCGGGCATCCCCGACCTCACGCTGGCCCTCGCGGACGGCTGGAGCAGCGGCAGCGGCCTCGGGCTCGGGCTGAGCGGGTCGCGGCGGCTGGTCGACCAGTTCGACCTGGACACCGAGGTCGGCCGCGGCACGACGGTGACGGTCGTCAAGTGGCGGGGGTGA
- a CDS encoding NAD-dependent epimerase/dehydratase family protein gives MEIVGRGFVARNLSGIAHRHPHALVLAAGVSSTSVLSREMFSREADLVLDALDRCRREGLTLVFFSSASHAMYGSTARPALEDVPTATDSPYGDHKRRMEAMVRASGVPWLVLRMSHAIGCWQREHQLLPNFVKQIGAGAVRLYEGTYRDLVDVLDVVRAVDSLLDLGVRDEVVNVASGEPWPVAALARAMADRMGVSPVYELVHAPPVRTLVSVDKLCRLVPALGRVRGPGYVEGMLDRYIGHYWPAAAPA, from the coding sequence ATGGAGATCGTCGGCCGCGGTTTCGTGGCGCGCAACCTGTCCGGCATCGCCCACCGCCACCCGCACGCCCTGGTGCTGGCCGCGGGCGTGTCGAGCACCAGCGTCCTGTCCCGCGAGATGTTCTCCCGCGAGGCGGACCTGGTCCTCGACGCCCTCGACCGCTGCCGCCGCGAAGGTCTCACGCTGGTGTTCTTCTCCAGCGCCTCGCACGCCATGTACGGCAGCACGGCCCGGCCCGCGCTGGAGGACGTGCCCACCGCCACGGACTCGCCCTACGGCGACCACAAGCGGCGGATGGAGGCGATGGTGCGGGCGTCCGGCGTGCCGTGGCTGGTCCTGCGGATGAGCCACGCCATCGGCTGTTGGCAGCGGGAGCACCAGCTGCTGCCCAACTTCGTCAAGCAGATCGGCGCCGGGGCGGTCCGGCTCTACGAGGGCACCTACCGCGACCTCGTGGACGTGCTGGACGTCGTGCGCGCGGTGGACTCCCTGCTCGACCTCGGGGTGCGCGACGAGGTGGTCAACGTCGCCTCGGGCGAACCCTGGCCGGTGGCCGCCCTGGCGCGCGCGATGGCCGACCGGATGGGCGTCTCACCGGTCTACGAGCTCGTGCACGCCCCGCCGGTGCGCACGCTCGTGTCGGTGGACAAGCTGTGCCGCCTGGTCCCCGCCCTCGGCCGGGTGCGCGGGCCGGGGTACGTGGAGGGCATGCTCGACCGCTACATCGGCCACTACTGGCCCGCCGCCGCTCCCGCCTGA
- a CDS encoding STAS domain-containing protein — protein MVGEDEGRLAAVLRARQDDVVESWVRVVAGSLRGRVTAAELEREFRELYVALLPLVGSDGGDVAGGRFDEVRSLLVDMSRARARGGYTPSETASSVFALKRVVFELTQDDDDRELFRQVVDFTSLLDALGLVTFETFAAAREEIISEQAEQLLELTTPVVKLWEGVLAVPLVGTLDSDRTQVVMEKLLQSLVDTGAEHAIIDITGVLAVDTQVAQHLLKTAFAARLMGAECTISGIRPQIAQTIVALGIEFGDITTKASLADALRHALRREGVEVVAAGKVR, from the coding sequence GTGGTCGGGGAAGACGAGGGTCGGCTCGCCGCCGTGCTGCGCGCACGGCAGGACGACGTCGTGGAGTCGTGGGTCCGGGTCGTCGCCGGTTCGCTGCGCGGGAGGGTGACCGCGGCCGAGCTGGAGCGGGAGTTCCGGGAGCTGTACGTCGCGCTGCTGCCGCTGGTCGGCTCGGACGGGGGCGACGTGGCCGGCGGGCGGTTCGACGAGGTCCGGTCGTTGCTCGTCGACATGTCCCGGGCACGGGCCCGCGGCGGGTACACGCCGTCGGAGACCGCGTCGAGCGTGTTCGCGCTCAAGCGCGTCGTCTTCGAGCTGACCCAGGACGACGACGACCGGGAGCTGTTCCGGCAGGTCGTCGACTTCACCTCGCTGCTGGACGCGCTGGGGCTGGTCACGTTCGAGACCTTCGCCGCCGCCCGCGAGGAGATCATCTCCGAGCAGGCCGAGCAGCTGCTCGAACTCACCACCCCCGTGGTGAAGCTGTGGGAGGGCGTGCTGGCGGTGCCGCTGGTCGGCACGCTGGACTCCGACCGCACCCAGGTCGTGATGGAGAAGCTGCTGCAGAGCCTGGTCGACACCGGCGCCGAGCACGCGATCATCGACATCACCGGCGTGCTCGCGGTGGACACCCAGGTGGCCCAGCACCTGCTCAAGACCGCGTTCGCGGCCCGCCTGATGGGCGCCGAGTGCACCATCTCCGGCATCCGCCCGCAGATCGCGCAGACCATCGTCGCGCTGGGCATCGAGTTCGGCGACATCACCACGAAGGCGTCCCTGGCCGACGCCCTGCGGCACGCCCTGCGCCGGGAGGGCGTGGAAGTCGTCGCCGCGGGCAAGGTCCGCTGA
- a CDS encoding SpoIIE family protein phosphatase, producing MTAPVPVAEDVAWLRVDDAAHVGRARRVATGLAERLAFDEPRVAEIGLAVTEIVTNLHKHAGEGHLLVRALRADDLAAVEVVAVDGGPGIHDTGRAMLDGESTTGTLGIGLGVVARNADHFDVFSRRGRGTVLSALFHPRRRGAPAFPADPAVAGMTRPFTGEEVCGDAYAVRRTADGRLWVMMCDGSGHGSLAATASRAAVRVFAEDEPTAPEAVVAKLHSALRGTRGGAVAVAVLDPVRGAVRFAGLGNIAGAVLTDGRKRTMVSVPGIAGFQARTIHAFDHELPPGARVVLHSDGLTERWSVEDVAGIASPLLLAASLMRDAGVRRDDASVLVVEP from the coding sequence GTGACCGCCCCCGTCCCGGTCGCGGAGGACGTGGCGTGGCTGCGGGTGGACGACGCCGCGCACGTCGGCCGCGCGCGCCGGGTAGCGACCGGCCTGGCCGAGCGGTTGGCGTTCGACGAGCCGCGGGTCGCCGAGATCGGGCTGGCGGTCACCGAGATCGTCACCAACCTGCACAAGCACGCCGGCGAGGGCCACCTGCTGGTGCGGGCGCTGCGGGCGGACGACCTGGCGGCGGTCGAGGTGGTCGCCGTCGACGGCGGTCCCGGCATCCACGACACGGGCCGCGCGATGCTCGACGGCGAGTCCACGACGGGCACGCTGGGCATCGGGTTGGGCGTGGTCGCCCGCAACGCCGACCACTTCGACGTGTTCTCCCGGCGTGGCCGGGGCACCGTGCTGTCCGCGCTGTTCCACCCGCGGCGGCGCGGGGCGCCCGCGTTCCCCGCCGACCCCGCCGTCGCGGGCATGACGCGGCCGTTCACCGGCGAGGAGGTGTGCGGCGACGCCTACGCCGTGCGCCGGACCGCCGACGGGCGGCTGTGGGTGATGATGTGCGACGGCTCCGGGCACGGGTCGCTGGCGGCGACGGCGTCGCGCGCGGCGGTCCGGGTGTTCGCCGAGGACGAGCCGACCGCGCCCGAGGCGGTGGTGGCCAAGCTGCACTCCGCGCTGCGCGGCACGCGTGGCGGCGCGGTGGCGGTGGCGGTGCTCGACCCGGTGCGCGGCGCCGTCCGCTTCGCCGGGCTGGGCAACATCGCGGGCGCCGTGCTGACCGACGGCCGGAAGCGCACCATGGTGTCCGTGCCGGGCATCGCGGGTTTCCAGGCGCGGACGATCCACGCGTTCGACCACGAGCTGCCGCCGGGGGCGCGGGTCGTGCTGCACTCCGACGGCCTCACCGAGCGCTGGTCGGTCGAGGACGTCGCCGGCATCGCCTCGCCGCTGCTGCTGGCGGCGTCGTTGATGCGGGACGCGGGTGTGCGCCGGGACGACGCGAGCGTGCTCGTGGTGGAGCCGTGA
- a CDS encoding ATP-binding protein yields the protein MSNDPDGHPGDAGGDELDLRDRPAMASVRRWAARTLPEVTGETLDDLLLVVNEMVGNAYDHGDRPKRLRLRRTPAGRVRVEVQDSSTSLPVPGRSRIADSRGRGVLLIAALSESWGTVRDPDGKTVWAEVATPPVDGSTDGFTDGRYGV from the coding sequence GTGAGCAATGACCCGGACGGACATCCCGGCGACGCCGGCGGCGACGAGCTGGACCTCCGCGACCGGCCCGCGATGGCGTCGGTGCGCCGCTGGGCGGCGCGGACCCTGCCCGAGGTGACCGGCGAAACCCTCGACGACCTGCTGCTGGTGGTCAACGAGATGGTCGGCAACGCCTACGACCACGGCGACCGGCCGAAGCGGCTGCGGCTGCGGCGCACCCCGGCCGGCCGCGTGCGCGTCGAGGTCCAGGACAGCTCGACCAGCCTCCCGGTGCCCGGTCGCTCGCGCATCGCCGACAGCCGCGGTCGGGGGGTGCTGCTGATCGCCGCGCTCTCGGAGAGCTGGGGGACCGTCCGCGACCCCGATGGCAAGACCGTCTGGGCCGAGGTCGCCACGCCGCCGGTCGACGGCTCGACGGACGGCTTCACCGACGGCCGCTACGGGGTGTGA
- a CDS encoding SpoIIE family protein phosphatase — protein MTLYSAHVLVVDDIEASRYVRASWLRRGGHRVTEAVTGGEALELLATQDFDIVVLDVDLPDINGFDVAERIKGDPRTAAIPVVHVSAAFREAEDRITGLNRGADAYLTEPVDAGELMATVEAALRYYRARTLAERLADRLAKLTAGTMAINAATKFDALATEAARAAATVLASPATAIGPVADGNGRWVAHATVDGEVSLSREADFDEPPTGLSTVARPPWRPDAPSVVVVARGAPTRAAVLLAVDPDAVATEEDRNLLVQLAQATALAAEGLRAYVEEHKLALVLQRSLLPREIPVVPSLPMTARYLPASAHAEIGGDFYEVTRLGDRLLIAIGDVCGHSIGAATIMGEVRHALRAYAVEEDDPAEILRKLDVMLSHFHSVKGLTTMCLMLVDPEDGSTVVANAGHVPPLLAHRTGTDYLDIRGPLLGVGLSRPPSTHLVLPPGTLVLLTTDGLVEHSGADLDEGMESLRAAVRPDVDMDVLCDDLLDRFGRDKKDDIALFAFRRPES, from the coding sequence ATGACCCTGTACAGCGCGCACGTCCTCGTCGTGGACGACATCGAGGCCAGCCGCTACGTGCGGGCGAGCTGGTTGCGCCGCGGCGGGCACCGGGTGACCGAGGCCGTGACCGGCGGTGAGGCGCTGGAACTGCTGGCGACCCAGGACTTCGACATCGTGGTGCTGGACGTCGACCTGCCCGACATCAACGGCTTCGACGTGGCCGAGCGCATCAAGGGCGACCCGCGCACGGCGGCGATCCCGGTGGTGCACGTCTCGGCGGCGTTCCGCGAGGCGGAGGACCGCATCACCGGTCTGAACCGGGGGGCGGACGCCTACCTCACCGAGCCGGTCGACGCCGGCGAGCTGATGGCCACCGTCGAGGCGGCGCTGCGCTACTACCGCGCCCGCACGCTGGCCGAGCGGCTGGCGGACCGGCTGGCGAAGCTCACCGCGGGGACCATGGCCATCAACGCGGCCACGAAGTTCGACGCGCTCGCGACCGAGGCGGCGCGGGCCGCGGCGACCGTCCTGGCCAGCCCGGCCACGGCCATCGGCCCGGTCGCCGACGGCAACGGCCGGTGGGTGGCCCACGCCACCGTCGACGGCGAGGTGTCGCTGAGCCGGGAGGCCGACTTCGACGAGCCGCCCACCGGGCTGTCGACCGTCGCGCGCCCGCCGTGGCGCCCCGACGCGCCGTCGGTGGTCGTCGTGGCCAGGGGCGCCCCGACGCGCGCGGCCGTGCTGCTGGCCGTCGACCCGGACGCCGTCGCCACCGAGGAGGACCGCAACCTGCTGGTGCAGCTCGCGCAGGCCACCGCGCTGGCCGCCGAGGGGCTGCGGGCGTACGTCGAGGAGCACAAGCTCGCGCTCGTGCTCCAGCGGAGCCTGCTGCCGCGCGAGATCCCGGTCGTGCCGTCGCTGCCGATGACCGCCCGCTACCTGCCGGCGTCCGCGCACGCCGAGATCGGCGGCGACTTCTACGAGGTCACCCGCCTCGGTGACCGGCTGCTCATCGCCATCGGCGACGTGTGCGGGCACTCGATCGGCGCGGCGACGATCATGGGCGAGGTCCGGCACGCGCTGCGCGCCTACGCCGTGGAGGAGGACGACCCGGCGGAGATCCTGCGCAAGCTGGACGTGATGCTGTCGCACTTCCACTCGGTCAAGGGCCTGACCACGATGTGCCTGATGCTGGTCGACCCGGAGGACGGGTCGACCGTGGTGGCCAACGCGGGCCACGTCCCGCCCCTGCTCGCCCACCGCACGGGCACCGACTACCTGGACATCCGGGGACCGCTGCTCGGCGTCGGGCTGTCCCGCCCGCCGTCGACCCACCTCGTCCTGCCGCCGGGCACGCTGGTGCTGCTGACCACCGACGGCCTGGTGGAGCACTCGGGCGCGGACCTGGACGAGGGGATGGAAAGCCTGCGCGCCGCGGTCCGACCGGACGTCGACATGGACGTCCTCTGCGACGACCTGCTGGACCGCTTCGGCCGTGACAAGAAGGACGACATCGCCCTCTTCGCCTTCCGCCGACCGGAGTCCTGA
- a CDS encoding ATP-binding protein, producing MAHDEQLLRFTVARESDVFLLRQCGREAAMTVGLDPQDQIRVATALSDVGRELLAARPSTRLVFGLRHEPAPALVIAIDAGAGAGPGWDTARRLLDEVAEVDGRVELVKALPHRSRPSPTELAHLRGMLSLPEADVLEQLRAQNQDLMETLESLEAKRRELLQLNEELENTNQGVMALHKELTDELEQTNRGVVAFYTELEEKSNQLREAAEARTRFWSNISHELRSPVNSVIGLSRLLTAPGGDPLTDEQRRQIELVHAAGSTLLALVNELLDTAKAESGSLKPKFAPVDLPLVLAQLQGASRPMIRTDEVELVLDPPPAGVTLVSDEVMLQRVLRNLLSNALKFTERGSVRLGVRTEDDGEAILFTVADTGIGIAPQEQYRIFEEFYQVPGRLQVGVAGTGLGLPYARRLARLLGGDITLRSTLDEGTEVALRLPRSETDVLTTGTTLVVESDEVVRARVVISLDGVADTVLQVKDGREALERLRAEPPDVVVLAADVPRVSGTEILSFLRDDDALRAVPVVVVAGDADPDLERVVTGLSAVLLSATLITPSTLRRALRDAARLVRTEGAR from the coding sequence ATGGCGCACGACGAGCAGCTGCTCCGGTTCACCGTCGCCCGCGAGTCGGACGTGTTCCTGCTGCGCCAGTGCGGGCGCGAGGCGGCGATGACCGTCGGCCTGGACCCGCAGGACCAGATCCGGGTGGCGACCGCGCTCAGCGACGTCGGCCGGGAGCTGCTGGCGGCCCGGCCGTCCACCCGGCTGGTGTTCGGGCTGCGGCACGAGCCGGCGCCCGCGCTGGTCATCGCCATCGACGCGGGCGCGGGCGCCGGTCCGGGCTGGGACACCGCCCGCCGGTTGCTGGACGAGGTCGCCGAGGTGGACGGGCGGGTCGAGCTGGTGAAGGCGCTGCCGCACCGCTCCCGGCCGAGCCCGACGGAGCTGGCCCACCTGCGCGGCATGCTGTCGCTGCCCGAGGCGGACGTGCTGGAGCAGCTGCGCGCGCAGAACCAGGACCTGATGGAGACCCTGGAGTCGCTGGAGGCCAAGCGCCGGGAGTTGCTGCAGCTCAACGAGGAGCTGGAGAACACCAACCAGGGCGTCATGGCGCTGCACAAGGAGCTGACCGACGAGCTGGAGCAGACCAACCGGGGCGTCGTCGCGTTCTACACCGAGCTGGAGGAGAAGTCGAACCAGCTGCGCGAGGCCGCCGAGGCGCGCACCCGCTTCTGGTCCAACATCAGCCACGAGCTGCGCTCGCCGGTGAACTCGGTGATCGGCCTCTCCCGACTGCTGACCGCGCCGGGCGGCGACCCGCTCACCGACGAGCAGCGCCGCCAGATCGAACTCGTCCACGCGGCCGGTTCCACGCTGCTCGCGCTGGTCAACGAGCTGCTGGACACCGCGAAGGCCGAGTCGGGCAGCCTGAAGCCGAAGTTCGCGCCGGTCGACCTGCCGCTGGTGCTGGCGCAGCTGCAGGGCGCGTCCCGGCCGATGATCCGCACCGACGAGGTCGAGCTGGTCCTCGACCCGCCGCCGGCGGGCGTGACGCTGGTGTCCGACGAGGTGATGCTGCAGCGGGTGCTGCGCAACCTGCTGTCCAACGCGCTGAAGTTCACCGAGCGCGGCAGCGTGCGGTTGGGCGTGCGGACCGAGGACGACGGCGAGGCGATCCTGTTCACCGTCGCCGACACCGGCATCGGCATCGCGCCGCAGGAGCAGTACCGCATCTTCGAGGAGTTCTACCAGGTGCCCGGGCGGCTGCAGGTCGGCGTCGCGGGCACCGGTCTCGGCCTGCCCTACGCGCGGCGGCTGGCCCGCCTGCTGGGCGGTGACATCACGCTGCGCAGCACCCTCGACGAGGGCACGGAGGTGGCGCTGCGGCTGCCCCGGTCGGAGACGGACGTCCTCACCACCGGCACGACGCTGGTCGTGGAGTCCGACGAGGTCGTGCGGGCGCGGGTGGTGATCTCGCTGGACGGGGTGGCGGACACCGTGCTCCAGGTGAAGGACGGCCGGGAGGCGTTGGAGCGGCTGCGCGCGGAACCGCCGGACGTCGTGGTGCTGGCGGCGGACGTGCCGCGGGTCAGCGGCACGGAGATCCTGTCGTTCCTGCGGGACGACGACGCGTTGCGGGCGGTGCCGGTGGTCGTCGTGGCGGGTGACGCGGACCCGGACCTGGAGCGCGTGGTGACGGGCCTGTCGGCGGTGCTGCTCAGCGCGACCCTGATCACCCCCTCGACCCTGCGGCGGGCGCTGCGGGACGCGGCGAGGTTGGTCCGGACCGAGGGGGCGCGATGA